The DNA region ACCACAGAAACAAAAAGTCGTATCTACTTATACATTTCATTATTGGTTATGTTCTTTTTAGTGTAGGATGGTAAGAACAGTTTATTAAATCCGTGTAATAGATGCATTAAGTGAGCAAACGGCATACGGTAGCTTgggtaattattttattggttttTCATTgagttaaaaagttttttaacaggTACTTACTTGATAAAAGTTTATAGTTTTAACAAGTTAGGGAGCGTGACATAAAGTTgtactaaaaaaatatctattttacTATCAATTACAatggattaaaataattcaataaataacgacttataatttataatgaTAATCTGTAAAATATTCAAAGatcctttaaaataaaaaagagaATCCTACACCCCAAAATGAgatatgacattttttcatggACAGAATAAAGAGGAATAGAATGAGTTAACACGTAGAAGGAGAAAGCTGAAAGGCAAATTGtcgttattaattaaaataatagcaTAAAATCATCCCACGCACAGAAATCTGCGTCAAGTCTTTATACCAGATAGATGAATTACCAGAACTTCTTTGTTCCTCAAAGGATTAGTTTATTATTCATAACCTCTGAGTCAAACATTTTTTAGTATCTGCTATGCGGTTTATTCCGAAGTTCACAAAAACCAATTAGTTTCAAAATAATACAACATAAttcttcttgcgttatcccgacctTCGCCACGTCGCTTAAGAGCCTAGGGTCCTCTTTACGGACActacttttacgaaagcgactgccgtctgacccGAATCAGAAGGGTAGATAGGCCTTGTAGGgatcagtccggtttcctcaagatgttttccttcaccgaaaagcgactggcaaatttaatatcaaatgacatttcgcacttaagttccgaaaaactttgAAGAAGTTTTTTCCGCTAGGCCACTACTCTCCCTGTGATTCGATTCATATAGGTAcgattatccatacaaatttttataaatgggaaagtgtgtgtgtctgtttgtttgtccgtctttcacggtaaaacggagcgtcgaattgacatgattttttaagtggagatagtcgaagggatggacagtgacataggctactttttgtctctataTAATACCCCACTTTTCtaaaaatgggggtggaagttgtATGAAGCATACCGCAATTTctaaatttaacgcgagcgaagccgcgggaaaaagctagtcttTAATGTTTCCGGGatgttttgaaattaaattaaaaatattataatatcgtttatttattttccttcttaagttaggttttgtacaatacgagtataaaaataaaataaaaaaaaaacactaacaaaacaatataaaacatataaacacattataaaaaaatcctAACCTCTCGAGGTGCCccagcgatacttcccagcccattttaaggaacggaCCCAAGCTTTATTATATTTGTTGTGTGTTATTAACTATCCGTATGAATAATCTTATCAGTAACTTGATATACAAGGTGTTATAAATGTAGAAATTAGTTGTAAATTACTAGTTATTTTTCCAATTATAAGCTAAGTCATAAAGATAATTATCTTTGGAAAGGCATACTGCGTTTATATTAACATGTAATGGTGTCTagaatgcatatttttaacgaTTTAAAAACTAGAAGAAAAAACGATGTATTTGAATGTATTGGAAAGAAAATACCTACTAAAtgccatatttattttttatttttaagaatagTTAAAAATTACACAACTATTCTTAAAAATAACCATTCAATTTACGTATCGGTATAGTAAATTTtgttacaagggggcaaagttacaTATTAACGGCTAGGCGCTTCTCTATACAACCCGCGATAGTAAGCAGTCATCGTAGCTCACAGACGCCTTCAAATCAAGTCGAGTTACGCTCGCGTTGCCGACCGAGAAATTTATATACTCGTTTTTTGAAGAACTCTGAATTCCATACTATTCCCTTGGAGAACCCTCGGAAGCTCATTCCCCAGTCGGAGCGTTTGCGGCCAGAAATTTCTTCTTAAACTACACTATTTtacctaaaaaaaataacaagagAAATGTTTTCCTCAAACAGAAAAATGTTACTCTTTTCCCCTCAAGTTCAAGTCACTTTGATCATTCCTAACGAGGAAGAAAATCAATTATTTCGAATAGGTgacgtaaaaagtaaatttcaCAAAATCACGGACTAATTAAAACATAGTATTGATATTAATTACCATGTAAATGTACATCAAGTAGCTTATGAAGAATGCGGTACTAATAAATAAAGTGTCATTGACGAAGTCGCGCGATTTTGTCAAATCTAACCTTAGAAGCATTTCAATAAAAACCAAGGGAGACGTCTTCATGAATGGCACGATTTATATCGTGTACGAAATATCCGTAATAATATCGATAATGACTTGTTAGTTGACGGAATCGCGACggtaattattaaaaatacatcATGACAATGGAATATGTAAATTGTatgtcaattatttttgcacGTTGACGGATAGATGTCGGACATATAAACAGCCACTTACTTATAAATTACATTTTCGTCTAACAATCTAGAATAGTccgttccgtagtcaactaggaacccttatagtttcgccatgtctgtctgtccgtccgtccgtccgtccgtccgtccgtccgtccgtccgtccgtccgtccgtccgtccgtccgcggataatctcagtaaccgttagcactagacagctgaaatttggtaccaatatgtatatcaatcacgccaacaaagtgcaaaaataaaaaataattggcgaaaaaaacacgactgtttcattaaagtgggggctgaatttttttcccagattccaaccccaacgtgtgatatattgttggataggtatttaaaaatgaataagagtttactaagatcgttttttgataatattaatattttcggaaataatcgctcctaaaggaaaaaaagtgcgtcccccccccccctctaacttttgaaccatatgtttaaaaaatatgaaaaaatcacaaaagtagaacttaatacagactttctaggaaaattgttttgaacttgcaGCACCTCCAACCCGTCTCAGGGCAATGATATCGCGCGATCTTCAATCTCGTAACGCACCGACCGCCTTAGGCAAACTCATATTAACCGggaaaccttcaaatcaagggtgaacaggcatcttctgggcgagctcactccaccgTATGCCACCTTTGCATTTGGCTAGTTTGTGGTCAAATGGGCAtagtttataagaaaaaagaaaaataaaaaaatgtactagtGGAACTTGACATAATATCTCCTTAGGTTGGTTTTCCTACAACATGACTATGTTTTGCTCAGCTTACACTGCATGGTCACACTACCTCACGTTAATTAAGGTGCCAAGACGACCGTGAAGTCTTTTCACTATGATTTCTAAATGCCGATACGGCGAAACATTTCTAAATACTTGTAAATACCAGTGAATGATAATCGACATAAATTTATTTAGCTGTCTTAGAAAATTGTAGTGTTACACGGAAATAAATGTATGTTTAACGTTAACACCTCACAAAATCACAATAACGccataatttaaattacacttAAAATATAATCCGTACATTCatacattcacgcctgtattcctgAAAGGGGtatgcagagcacatgaaacagcTCGTAACATGTATGGAAATTGTTTACAGTGCATTTTTTGTCAGAACGTCAATGTAAATCagcaatttttaattacttgcttttgcctgcggcttcgctcgcgttaaaaagagacaaaaagtagcctatctcactctccatcccgtcaactatctccacttaaaaatcacttcaattcgacgctctgttttgccgtgaaagacggacaaacagacacacacactttcccatttataatattagtatggatactttGTTCAAACACTACTTACCCCGAAATtgcaaattaaattacattggTCAGTAGatcagtttataaaaaaaaacaacaacaacaacaacatacaatcacgcctgtatcccataaacgggtaggcagagcacatgaaactactaaagcttcagggccactcttggcaaataaggggttaaaagaaaacgaaactatggcaaAAAAAACCAGTTCAAAGATATTGAATGAATTGATTTCTTTATTAGGTACTCCAGTTTTGTTATTATTTGACTTATCTATTCAATGTCTTAAGCTTGTTTTTTCAGACTTCTGTCTGTTGATTTTAcggaagcattttttttttgtaagtagaTCCGATTTTTTATAACctgtatatatttattgttttactcGATTTTTTTTGAGAGAAACAATAATGTATAAAAGTAGTgggataaaaataaaaccacTTATCGATGTcaaatcaatattatatttttcatataactcttatTGACTGACCATGTTAAGATAAAATTCCAGAATAAAACAAGTACACGgtttaagtataatttaataGTCTTTTTTCAATCTTGTTGTTCTTTTGCTTAGAATATTTTTCATCATCAAATACTTATTATGCTATAACAattaataattaacattatATATAGCGTTATTATAAGTActcattattatttgtatataaatattcaaTGTTAAAAAGGTACTCGCGTAACCACCTTGCCGATGCACGgcaatatataaatagatatagattaaaatatataaatggaaaaatatattattctaTCTACCTACCTTAAACAGCACCTTTATATATAAGTAACTAACTAATCTTAAACTATTTTTACAAAATTGGACACTTGAACGTGAGAATAGAAATGCACAATACCCGTCGACTAGCCTATGTTAATTCTATTAAtagtatttcaataaattaataatagtcAATCGAAATATTCAAAACATTAATAATTACCTATTATATTTGGTGCATTTGGTTACACAGTACTTTATTGCATCgcaatagataaatatatatacatcaATCAATATTCAcatattattacttatttacataataatgttaatatgtttattattatcAATGCCATTAAATATTTGGATTAAGCATGAGATGTGTAACATCTGTATTAATTAGCAAATAAATAATCTTAAATGTTACGGTCCCAGTGTCGTCAGGATAAAATgctcaataaataaaattaacataatgtTAATAAATCTTTGTTTCCTGTTGCTACCGCAAAAGGCCAAAACTTATTTCTGTTTTGGTTAAACGGAGGGCCTAGTCGTCGTTATAATTTTGTTTAAAGAGTCGCGAGCCTTCTTCCTTATTGTTTCTTGGCGTAAGCTCTGTATGCCCTATCCTGGGCCGCGGCTTCATCTTCCACGCTCCTTCTGTAGTGGCCTCCGGGACCGGTGGTATCGAAGTCATTTCCGTAGTGGGACGACGAGTAAGTCTGACTGTGGCTGACCTGGGGATGCTTCACGATCTCGTACGTAGTCTTCTCATGGGCCTCTCCACCTGAAACCAGCTTCTTCAAACCGATGATCGCTGACAGCAGTAGCGCAATCTTACCAATCAGCAGTGCCTTGCCCGCGATTAAAGCGATGGCCTGGAATGCGATGGCCAAGAATCCTCCCTTAATTGCGACGCCAGCTATGATAGGTCCGATCATCTTCTTAAGCTTGCTCCTAGCCTCGTTCATCGAACGTCCCATGTCGGCTCCAACGCTGGTCGGCGAGATGATCACTCGGTGTGTCTGTATCAACTTAGAAGTAGCTAACTGAAGATACTTATCCACTTGATCCGACTCGAGAGAGTTCAAGTCGCCTTCAGGGAGAGACGAAGGGAAAGCCCTTTGAGCTTCCGGCCTGCTGACGAGGCTGATCCCGTCGATTATGGGAAGGGAGTCCATCCTCGCGGCCCGGTCTACCAACTTGGCCGCCTGAATCTTGAAGCACTTGACAATCTCCTGGGACTTCTCACAGGTGTCATACATCCTTCCGAGCAGCTTCATCCCCGCTCCGAAATCAGCCGAGGCCACGGCGACGACACTCAAAAACAGGACTATAGTCCCGCGGCACTCCATTTTGATTGAAACCGGTGCCCTATCTCAGCTCTGGACCGATGTCCAGCGTGTACGCTTGCGTCTATTGAAATGCACAGAAAACACATGAGCACTGGCATTTATCTATTTTCACCGGGAACTGCATTTATCTATAAATCTTTTAGAGCGTGCAATCGTTGCATCGTGTGGACGTGCACTGAGGCGTGCATGTGCATGTGTCCTGTGTGAATGTGTGCGTGTTGTGACGATGTATTGGTGGCCGGCGACGTAGGTTCGCGCAGTAAGTCTGCGGTGTGGTCAATGCCAAGTTCAATGCTGCGTTATCGggctttgtgcaaattttccaGTTTTTTTCTGAAAAGTGTTGCGTGTTACAGTCATATATAGAAGTAGACCATTTTTAGATAAACGTGTtagcaaaaacaaaataaagataCCCTAGGCTCGCATT from Leguminivora glycinivorella isolate SPB_JAAS2020 chromosome 23, LegGlyc_1.1, whole genome shotgun sequence includes:
- the LOC125238238 gene encoding uncharacterized protein LOC125238238, coding for MECRGTIVLFLSVVAVASADFGAGMKLLGRMYDTCEKSQEIVKCFKIQAAKLVDRAARMDSLPIIDGISLVSRPEAQRAFPSSLPEGDLNSLESDQVDKYLQLATSKLIQTHRVIISPTSVGADMGRSMNEARSKLKKMIGPIIAGVAIKGGFLAIAFQAIALIAGKALLIGKIALLLSAIIGLKKLVSGGEAHEKTTYEIVKHPQVSHSQTYSSSHYGNDFDTTGPGGHYRRSVEDEAAAQDRAYRAYAKKQ